One Persicobacter psychrovividus DNA window includes the following coding sequences:
- the recQ gene encoding DNA helicase RecQ, with translation MTNRVGDPLTQAHTVLKNYFGYESFRPLQQEVITNVLKQQDSMVLMPTGGGKSMCFQVPAIVMEGTCIVISPLIALMEDQVEGLKRNGVAAACLHRGVGFQEQKIIEDQARSGQLHLLYVSPEKLLSQQFFDFLKHVKINLFAIDEAHCISFWGHDFRPEYSKLYVLKHVFPEVPIIALTATADKLTRRDILHQLRIKEAKTFISSFDRPNIFLQVVPAENRKKQLLSFLSKRPNQAGIIYCLSRKSTEDLAYKLRKEGIIARPYHAEIPHAERQKTQADFLRDKIQVVVATIAFGMGIDKSNVRWVVHYNLPKNIESYYQEIGRGGRDGLNAHALLFYTYADVIRQQQMLLNLPEDRRQLQEAKLDRLKHFTEAHICRRKVLLNYFGEELQQNCGQCDVCKTPPKTVDGTVTAQKILSAVYRCQQMASAQDIVDILRGNNNTTIQQQGWHQLKTFGIGQEIPFAHWHSYVHQLMNMGYLDIAYEANFQLRLTPKSEQVLFQQEKVALQHRVAQKVQESSPKPATNAVVNQQLFDALRLLRKQIATQNDLPPYLVFSDKTLLDMAKEMPQDEDQLLQISGVGERKLAQYGQAFLKQIHSFGQGGKSKTTNTKILTWESFQKGLQPEEIALARGLNVVTIYSHLADLYAIGYDIPLEKYVGDQELEMAKKAFQERSFGASIREIFDHLNGALDFHKIRLAKAILQKQPVVS, from the coding sequence ATGACGAACCGTGTGGGAGATCCGCTAACGCAAGCGCATACCGTATTAAAAAATTATTTTGGTTACGAAAGCTTCCGCCCTTTACAGCAGGAGGTCATCACAAATGTGCTCAAGCAACAGGACAGCATGGTACTGATGCCCACTGGTGGCGGAAAATCGATGTGCTTTCAGGTTCCTGCGATTGTAATGGAAGGCACCTGTATTGTCATCTCTCCATTGATCGCCCTGATGGAAGATCAGGTGGAAGGGCTTAAACGTAACGGGGTGGCAGCAGCCTGTTTGCATCGTGGGGTTGGTTTTCAGGAGCAAAAAATCATTGAAGATCAGGCGCGTTCGGGGCAATTGCACTTGCTTTACGTTTCCCCTGAGAAGTTACTTTCCCAGCAGTTTTTTGATTTCCTGAAGCATGTAAAAATCAATCTGTTTGCAATCGATGAAGCACACTGTATTTCTTTTTGGGGGCATGATTTCCGACCAGAATACAGCAAGTTGTATGTACTCAAACACGTCTTCCCTGAGGTGCCTATTATTGCCCTTACCGCTACGGCCGACAAGCTCACCCGTCGGGATATTCTTCACCAGTTACGCATAAAGGAGGCCAAAACCTTCATTTCTTCCTTCGATCGCCCCAATATTTTTCTTCAGGTGGTGCCTGCTGAAAACAGAAAAAAGCAGCTGCTTTCCTTTCTTTCAAAGCGCCCGAATCAGGCGGGGATTATCTACTGCCTCAGTCGAAAATCAACAGAAGACCTGGCTTACAAGCTACGTAAAGAGGGAATTATTGCGCGCCCGTACCATGCTGAAATTCCGCATGCCGAGCGACAAAAAACACAGGCCGATTTCCTCCGCGATAAAATTCAGGTGGTGGTGGCTACCATTGCGTTTGGGATGGGCATCGATAAATCCAATGTACGGTGGGTGGTACATTACAACCTCCCGAAGAATATTGAAAGCTATTATCAAGAGATTGGTCGTGGCGGAAGAGATGGCCTGAATGCACACGCATTGCTCTTTTATACTTATGCCGATGTAATCCGGCAGCAGCAAATGTTACTTAACCTGCCTGAAGACCGACGACAGTTGCAGGAAGCGAAGCTCGACCGTTTGAAACATTTTACTGAAGCGCATATTTGCCGCAGGAAAGTACTGCTGAATTATTTTGGTGAAGAGCTGCAGCAGAATTGTGGGCAGTGCGACGTTTGTAAAACGCCTCCAAAAACGGTGGATGGTACTGTTACGGCACAGAAGATCCTCTCGGCAGTGTATCGTTGTCAGCAAATGGCATCGGCACAGGATATCGTCGATATTCTGCGGGGGAACAATAATACTACCATTCAGCAGCAAGGGTGGCATCAGCTTAAAACTTTTGGAATAGGGCAGGAAATCCCTTTTGCGCACTGGCACAGCTATGTTCACCAGTTAATGAATATGGGTTACCTTGATATTGCCTATGAGGCTAATTTTCAGCTTCGGCTGACCCCAAAAAGTGAGCAGGTGCTTTTTCAGCAGGAAAAAGTAGCCCTCCAGCACCGTGTGGCTCAAAAAGTTCAGGAAAGCAGCCCGAAACCCGCCACCAATGCAGTGGTCAATCAGCAGTTGTTCGATGCCCTTCGCCTGCTGCGTAAGCAGATTGCCACACAAAACGATTTGCCTCCATATTTGGTATTTTCTGACAAGACTTTACTGGATATGGCAAAAGAGATGCCTCAGGATGAAGATCAGCTTTTGCAGATCAGTGGAGTGGGAGAGCGTAAACTCGCACAATATGGGCAGGCATTTCTGAAGCAGATTCACTCGTTCGGGCAGGGTGGCAAATCCAAGACGACCAACACTAAAATCCTCACCTGGGAGTCTTTCCAGAAAGGCTTGCAGCCTGAAGAGATTGCGCTGGCGCGTGGGCTGAATGTGGTAACGATCTACTCTCACCTCGCAGACCTTTACGCGATTGGTTATGACATTCCCCTGGAAAAATATGTAGGTGACCAGGAGCTGGAGATGGCCAAAAAAGCATTTCAGGAGCGGTCTTTTGGGGCTTCTATCCGTGAAATTTTTGACCACCTTAATGGGGCACTCGATTTCCACAAAATTCGACTGGCCAAAGCCATTCTGCAAAAACAGCCCGTGGTTTCCTGA
- a CDS encoding NRDE family protein, giving the protein MCTVSYVPCRDGFVFTSNRDVSYLRTPAVPPKIHIEGHLPVLMPIDPQGEGTWIGVSPYFDVVCLLNGGFDFHQSAPPYRHSRGILVKNLLCASTFESFSARLDCHNIEPFTLIAVKGQHIHELVWTGEKVHIQKLPPNEPHIWSSSTLYTPEMQAMRRQWFEEHLSKYPHNAASMQIFHEKAGIGDPAVDVMMDRPSIQVGTVSTTMVHQQKGRFFIHYWDRKTNEHKKLTFEPRISRP; this is encoded by the coding sequence ATGTGTACCGTAAGCTATGTTCCTTGCCGGGATGGTTTTGTCTTTACCTCCAACCGAGATGTCAGCTACCTGCGTACGCCTGCTGTTCCTCCAAAAATTCATATTGAAGGGCACCTGCCCGTTTTGATGCCCATTGACCCGCAGGGTGAAGGCACCTGGATTGGTGTTTCGCCTTATTTCGATGTGGTATGTTTACTCAATGGTGGTTTTGATTTCCACCAAAGTGCTCCACCTTACCGCCACAGCCGCGGAATTTTGGTCAAGAATTTACTGTGCGCCTCCACCTTTGAGTCCTTCAGTGCCCGCCTCGACTGCCACAATATTGAGCCCTTTACTTTAATTGCCGTGAAAGGTCAGCATATTCATGAACTCGTCTGGACAGGCGAAAAGGTTCATATCCAAAAACTGCCTCCAAACGAGCCGCACATCTGGTCGTCGAGCACACTTTACACCCCTGAGATGCAGGCCATGCGCCGACAGTGGTTCGAGGAGCACCTTTCAAAATATCCGCACAATGCCGCAAGCATGCAGATATTTCATGAAAAAGCAGGTATAGGCGACCCTGCTGTTGATGTGATGATGGATCGCCCGTCAATACAGGTGGGGACCGTCAGTACCACGATGGTTCATCAACAGAAAGGTCGGTTTTTCATTCATTATTGGGACAGAAAAACCAACGAACATAAAAAACTCACCTTTGAGCCGAGAATTTCACGCCCTTAA
- the rimM gene encoding ribosome maturation factor RimM (Essential for efficient processing of 16S rRNA): protein MRIDQCFELGYITKRHGLQGDVNVVLDVDTPSNYIDLEAVFLEHGGSLVPYIVEDIRMKGDQAIFTFEGVETPEDADALKGIKLFLPLEVLPDLGEGKFYYHEIVGFRMVDVNHGAFGTVKTVYDNDKQPLIAVDANGKEVLVPMDDDILTKVDKEAKVIETQLPDGLLEVYLED from the coding sequence ATGCGTATAGATCAGTGTTTTGAATTAGGGTACATTACCAAGCGGCATGGCTTGCAGGGGGATGTGAATGTTGTCTTAGATGTTGACACTCCTTCCAACTATATCGATTTGGAAGCTGTATTCCTTGAACACGGAGGTAGTTTGGTGCCTTACATTGTGGAGGATATCCGCATGAAAGGTGATCAGGCGATATTTACTTTTGAGGGTGTGGAAACACCCGAAGACGCTGATGCATTGAAAGGGATAAAGCTGTTCTTGCCATTGGAGGTTTTACCTGATTTGGGCGAGGGCAAATTTTATTACCACGAAATTGTTGGCTTCCGAATGGTGGATGTCAATCACGGAGCATTCGGAACAGTGAAAACTGTTTACGATAATGATAAACAACCATTGATTGCCGTTGACGCCAATGGCAAGGAGGTTTTGGTTCCGATGGATGATGACATTTTAACCAAAGTAGATAAAGAAGCGAAGGTAATTGAAACCCAATTGCCGGATGGTTTATTGGAAGTATATTTAGAGGATTAG
- a CDS encoding RNA methyltransferase — protein MKKLSMEELGRPTVEEFKSAEKSPIVIVLDNVRSLNNVGSAFRTSDAFAIEKLYLCGITGQPPHRDINKTALGATESVAWAHVPETLPLVKQLQADGYTVLAVEQVDESIKLQNFEAEEGKKYALVYGNEVFGVDEEVVEAVDGVLEIPQFGTKHSLNISVSMGITIWDVFKKVMLK, from the coding sequence ATGAAAAAGCTTTCTATGGAAGAGTTGGGGCGCCCAACTGTTGAGGAATTCAAATCGGCAGAAAAAAGCCCGATCGTAATTGTTCTGGATAATGTCCGAAGCCTGAACAACGTAGGCTCTGCCTTTCGTACTTCTGATGCTTTCGCCATTGAAAAGCTCTACCTCTGTGGTATTACGGGGCAACCTCCACACCGCGACATCAATAAAACAGCACTCGGAGCGACGGAGTCTGTCGCCTGGGCACACGTGCCAGAAACCCTGCCGCTGGTTAAACAATTACAGGCTGATGGCTACACAGTATTGGCGGTTGAGCAAGTTGATGAAAGCATCAAATTGCAGAACTTCGAAGCCGAAGAAGGAAAGAAATATGCTTTGGTTTACGGTAACGAGGTCTTTGGTGTGGACGAGGAAGTGGTGGAAGCTGTGGACGGCGTTTTGGAAATCCCTCAGTTTGGCACCAAACACTCACTGAATATTTCGGTAAGTATGGGCATCACGATTTGGGATGTATTCAAAAAAGTGATGTTGAAATAA
- a CDS encoding Fur family transcriptional regulator has protein sequence MQEIKDTLKKHGLRYTDCRRDMLKLFKSSSEALSHPEIEAMLSDNYDRVTLYRTLSTFEESGLIHRVIDDGGAARYATCSDGCGKQQHHHNHVHFKCTSCGKVRCLEETEVPDIKLAPNYSIEEISLLVMGKCPQCQ, from the coding sequence ATGCAGGAGATCAAAGACACCCTTAAAAAACACGGGCTACGCTACACTGACTGTCGCCGGGATATGCTCAAACTGTTCAAAAGCAGCTCGGAGGCTTTGTCGCACCCGGAAATTGAGGCGATGCTCTCTGACAACTATGATCGGGTAACCCTGTATCGTACCCTCAGCACTTTCGAGGAGTCGGGGCTTATTCATCGGGTTATTGATGATGGCGGCGCGGCGCGTTATGCCACTTGTTCTGATGGCTGCGGAAAGCAACAGCACCACCACAATCATGTGCACTTTAAATGTACCTCCTGCGGAAAGGTACGATGTTTGGAAGAAACAGAAGTACCGGACATTAAGCTTGCCCCCAACTATTCCATTGAGGAAATCAGTCTGTTGGTGATGGGTAAATGCCCACAATGCCAGTAA
- a CDS encoding IS1634 family transposase: MFVREKLNKSGSISVQVIYKSSKKYKVVKTFGSSADPNEILALKNEANRWIHGQTGQVVINFDNQRTETQQVLDKIDQVKSVGIDLLLNSIYDEIGFNLVGDLLFRRLVFSRIEYPVSKLATTEHWSLNHGMNVSVNTVYRLMDKVHSEYKEILQHLSFEHSKQVLEGEVNIAFYDVTTLYFETDHQDDLRKTGFSKEGKHQNPQIVLGLLVSRGGYPLAYEIFEGNKFEGHTMLPIVDEFCNKYNITKLVVVADSGLMSNKNVKELLNKGYGFILGARIKNMNKEVKDQILNLTLGNGESAEIAQPDGLRLIITYSDKRAKKDGKNRQKGLDKLKKNIASGKLTKSNINNRGYNKYLKLDGEVKVQLDEEKFKEDGKWDGLKGYLTNVEGNSDEIIANYGELWKIEKAFRISKTDLKIRPIFHRIQKRIESHICISFVAYKVHKELERQLNIKEAGLSPEQAIKIARSIYEIQVPLSDGSKINKVLLLQPEQVKLAELFNF, translated from the coding sequence ATGTTTGTGCGTGAAAAACTCAATAAAAGTGGTAGCATCAGTGTCCAAGTCATCTATAAATCCTCAAAAAAGTACAAAGTTGTTAAGACTTTTGGCTCATCGGCTGACCCAAACGAGATTTTAGCACTTAAAAATGAAGCAAATCGATGGATTCATGGTCAGACTGGTCAGGTTGTCATTAATTTCGATAATCAAAGAACCGAAACTCAACAGGTCCTTGACAAAATAGATCAAGTCAAATCAGTTGGCATTGATCTTCTGCTAAATTCCATTTATGACGAAATAGGCTTTAATCTTGTCGGTGATCTCTTATTTCGAAGATTGGTATTTTCTCGCATCGAATACCCTGTAAGCAAGCTTGCGACGACAGAGCATTGGTCGTTAAATCATGGAATGAATGTGTCTGTCAATACTGTTTACAGGCTAATGGATAAAGTTCATTCTGAGTATAAAGAGATATTACAACATCTTAGCTTCGAACACTCAAAACAAGTTTTAGAAGGCGAGGTGAATATTGCATTTTATGATGTAACCACTCTTTATTTTGAAACAGATCATCAAGATGATTTAAGAAAAACAGGCTTTTCAAAAGAGGGGAAACATCAAAATCCGCAAATTGTACTGGGCTTATTGGTTAGTAGAGGAGGCTATCCACTTGCTTACGAAATATTTGAAGGTAATAAGTTTGAAGGGCATACCATGTTGCCTATCGTGGATGAGTTCTGCAACAAATATAATATTACCAAGTTGGTAGTTGTTGCTGATTCAGGGCTCATGTCTAATAAAAATGTAAAAGAACTACTTAATAAAGGCTATGGATTTATTCTCGGAGCAAGAATTAAGAACATGAACAAAGAAGTCAAAGACCAAATATTAAACTTGACTTTGGGTAATGGAGAGTCTGCTGAAATAGCTCAACCTGATGGATTAAGGCTGATTATTACATATTCTGACAAAAGAGCCAAAAAGGATGGTAAAAACAGACAAAAAGGGCTTGATAAACTCAAGAAGAATATTGCATCAGGTAAGCTTACAAAGTCCAATATCAATAACAGAGGCTATAACAAATATTTAAAACTTGATGGCGAGGTAAAGGTGCAGTTAGATGAAGAGAAGTTCAAGGAAGATGGTAAATGGGATGGCCTAAAAGGCTATTTAACGAACGTAGAGGGTAATTCTGATGAAATCATTGCCAATTATGGAGAACTATGGAAAATTGAAAAAGCTTTTCGTATCTCGAAGACAGACTTAAAAATTAGACCTATATTCCATCGGATTCAAAAAAGAATTGAGAGTCATATCTGCATTTCCTTTGTTGCATATAAGGTACATAAAGAGTTGGAGAGACAGCTCAATATTAAAGAGGCAGGGCTAAGTCCTGAACAGGCAATCAAAATTGCTCGAAGCATTTATGAAATTCAAGTTCCACTGTCAGATGGCAGCAAAATAAACAAAGTACTTTTGTTGCAACCAGAGCAGGTAAAATTAGCGGAATTATTCAATTTTTGA
- the cysK gene encoding cysteine synthase A, with protein sequence MKVNNILQTIGHTPLVKVNHLFGKDVEVWIKLERANPGGSIKDRIALSMIEDAEEKGQLKKGGVIVEGTSGNTGIGLAMVAAVKGYRIILTMPESMSVERRRILTAYGAELVLTPKEKGMKGAIAKAEEILETTEGAWMPRQFDNPANPKVHAEKTAKEIIHDMSEGFDYMITGVGTGGHITGVANALQEHHPKMKVFAVEPDGSAIFSGNEPGPHPLQGIGPGFVPKVMDKEMLTGAIAVSKEEAFEYARRAAKEEGILLGISSGASLAAIAKKLPEIPVGSKILTFCYDTGERYLSAEGLF encoded by the coding sequence ATGAAAGTAAACAATATTCTGCAAACCATTGGGCATACCCCATTGGTGAAAGTAAACCACCTTTTCGGTAAAGATGTGGAGGTTTGGATCAAGTTAGAACGCGCCAACCCAGGCGGAAGCATCAAAGACCGTATCGCTTTGTCCATGATTGAAGATGCTGAAGAAAAAGGTCAGCTTAAAAAAGGCGGTGTGATCGTCGAGGGAACTTCAGGAAACACGGGTATCGGTTTGGCCATGGTCGCGGCGGTGAAAGGCTATCGCATTATCTTGACCATGCCAGAATCAATGAGTGTGGAGCGTCGTCGTATCTTGACCGCTTACGGTGCTGAATTGGTTTTGACACCAAAAGAAAAAGGAATGAAAGGAGCCATTGCCAAAGCAGAGGAAATCCTTGAAACCACCGAAGGCGCCTGGATGCCCCGACAGTTCGACAACCCAGCGAACCCAAAAGTACATGCTGAAAAAACAGCCAAAGAGATCATCCATGACATGTCCGAAGGATTTGACTACATGATCACGGGCGTTGGAACCGGCGGACACATCACGGGCGTGGCGAATGCATTGCAGGAGCACCACCCAAAGATGAAGGTTTTCGCTGTTGAGCCAGATGGCAGTGCGATTTTCTCAGGCAATGAGCCAGGTCCACACCCATTGCAGGGTATCGGCCCAGGTTTCGTTCCAAAGGTAATGGACAAAGAAATGCTTACCGGAGCCATTGCCGTTTCCAAAGAAGAGGCTTTTGAGTACGCTCGTCGTGCAGCCAAAGAAGAAGGCATCCTTTTGGGTATTTCTTCGGGCGCGTCCTTGGCAGCGATTGCCAAGAAATTGCCGGAAATTCCAGTAGGATCAAAAATCTTGACTTTCTGCTACGATACAGGCGAAAGATATTTGTCGGCGGAAGGGTTGTTTTAA
- a CDS encoding cystathionine gamma-synthase encodes MKFATKTIHGGQKPDPSTGAIMPPIYQTSTYVQSAPGEHQGYEYSRSQNPTRDALQKNLAALENGQHGLCFASGLAAIDAVIKLLQPGDEVISSDDLYGGSYRLFKKIFEPLGIKFHFVAMQNISKVEEMINPNTKMIWVETPTNPMMNIIDLKVMGQLARKNGLLMAVDNTFATPFLQQPLKYHADIVVHSATKYLGGHSDVIMGAVVVNDDDLAERLAFIQNACGAVPGPQDCFLVLRGIKTLALRMERHCDNGKQVAQFLKQHPRVDKVYWPGFQEHPNHAVANAQMRDYGGMISFSLKDNTQEAATKVLQQFRFFALAESLGGVESLAGHPASMTHASIPEEQREKVGIVNSLIRLSVGIEDIEDLLDDLDSALK; translated from the coding sequence ATGAAATTTGCCACTAAAACGATTCACGGCGGTCAAAAACCTGACCCAAGCACTGGCGCAATCATGCCCCCGATCTATCAGACCTCCACTTATGTGCAATCAGCACCAGGGGAACATCAGGGCTATGAATACTCCAGAAGTCAGAACCCCACAAGAGATGCCCTTCAGAAAAACCTGGCGGCCCTGGAAAATGGCCAGCATGGATTGTGCTTCGCCTCAGGCCTTGCCGCCATAGATGCCGTCATTAAACTCCTGCAACCTGGCGATGAGGTCATCTCTTCCGACGACCTTTATGGCGGCAGTTATCGCCTCTTCAAAAAAATCTTTGAACCGCTCGGGATCAAGTTTCATTTTGTAGCCATGCAGAACATCAGCAAGGTGGAAGAAATGATCAACCCGAATACCAAAATGATCTGGGTGGAAACCCCCACCAACCCGATGATGAACATTATTGACCTGAAGGTTATGGGGCAATTGGCGCGAAAAAATGGCCTTCTGATGGCCGTAGACAATACCTTTGCCACTCCTTTCCTCCAGCAACCATTGAAGTACCATGCCGATATTGTCGTGCACTCTGCCACCAAATATCTCGGTGGCCATTCCGATGTAATTATGGGGGCAGTGGTTGTTAATGATGATGATCTTGCGGAAAGGCTCGCATTTATTCAAAATGCCTGCGGTGCGGTGCCGGGCCCTCAGGATTGTTTTTTGGTCCTCAGGGGCATTAAAACCCTGGCACTCCGGATGGAACGGCACTGCGACAATGGCAAACAGGTTGCGCAGTTTTTGAAACAGCACCCCAGGGTGGATAAGGTTTACTGGCCAGGGTTTCAGGAACACCCCAACCATGCCGTGGCCAATGCCCAGATGCGGGATTATGGCGGGATGATCTCCTTCAGCCTGAAAGACAACACCCAAGAGGCCGCCACCAAAGTGTTACAGCAATTCCGGTTCTTTGCCCTTGCGGAGTCGCTGGGAGGGGTGGAATCGCTCGCTGGGCACCCCGCCTCCATGACCCACGCCTCCATCCCTGAGGAGCAACGGGAGAAGGTAGGGATTGTCAATAGCCTGATCCGGCTAAGCGTTGGAATTGAGGACATTGAAGATTTACTGGATGACCTGGACAGTGCATTGAAATAA
- a CDS encoding 30S ribosomal protein S16: MAVKIRLARRGRKRKPIYNLVVADSRSPRDGKFIQNLGIYNPNTNPATVDFDEDAAFEWVMKGAQPTDTARTLLSYKGVMFRKHLQIGVAKGAITQEAADEKFNAWKEAKLAKIEGKIARLAGDADKAAKARFDAEAKKNQDRADAIATRKAEAEAAAQVEEAATDEAEGEAPAAEETEA; encoded by the coding sequence ATGGCTGTTAAAATCAGATTAGCGCGTCGTGGACGCAAGAGAAAACCAATTTACAACTTGGTAGTTGCTGATTCAAGATCACCACGTGATGGTAAATTCATCCAAAACTTGGGTATCTACAATCCTAACACAAACCCTGCAACTGTAGACTTCGACGAAGATGCAGCATTCGAATGGGTAATGAAAGGTGCTCAACCAACGGACACAGCTCGCACATTGTTGTCATACAAAGGTGTAATGTTCCGCAAACACCTTCAAATCGGTGTAGCTAAAGGTGCAATCACTCAAGAAGCTGCTGACGAGAAATTCAACGCATGGAAAGAAGCTAAATTGGCTAAAATCGAGGGTAAAATCGCTCGTTTGGCTGGTGATGCTGATAAAGCTGCTAAAGCGCGTTTCGATGCTGAAGCTAAGAAAAACCAAGATCGTGCTGACGCTATCGCAACTCGTAAAGCTGAAGCAGAAGCTGCTGCTCAGGTTGAAGAGGCTGCTACTGATGAGGCAGAGGGCGAAGCTCCTGCAGCAGAAGAAACTGAAGCATAA
- the trmD gene encoding tRNA (guanosine(37)-N1)-methyltransferase TrmD, with protein MRIDIISVVPELVESPLGHSIMKRAQDKGLITVELHNLRDFSTNKYRQIDDYPFGGGAGMVMMVEPIIKCIDSLKAEREYEEIIYMSPDGELFEQRIANELAFKGGNLIILCGHYKGVDERIREHYITREISIGDYVLSGGELGAAVVTDAIARLIPGVLGDETSALTDSFQDGLVAPPVYTRPADYKGWEVPKVLLSGDHKKIEAWRFEESVKRTRERRPALLKDADSKK; from the coding sequence ATGAGAATTGATATTATTTCCGTTGTACCGGAATTGGTTGAAAGTCCTTTGGGGCACTCAATCATGAAGCGTGCGCAGGATAAGGGGCTGATCACCGTTGAGTTACATAACTTGCGTGATTTTTCTACCAATAAATACCGCCAAATTGATGATTATCCCTTTGGTGGTGGGGCCGGAATGGTCATGATGGTAGAGCCGATTATTAAGTGCATAGATTCACTGAAGGCAGAACGGGAGTATGAAGAGATCATATACATGAGCCCTGACGGAGAGCTTTTCGAGCAGCGTATAGCGAACGAACTGGCCTTCAAAGGGGGAAACCTGATCATTCTCTGTGGACATTATAAAGGGGTGGATGAGCGTATTCGCGAACATTACATTACCCGTGAAATCAGCATCGGGGATTATGTCCTGTCAGGTGGTGAGTTGGGCGCTGCAGTCGTAACAGATGCAATTGCCCGATTAATTCCGGGTGTTTTGGGCGATGAGACCTCTGCACTGACCGATTCCTTTCAGGATGGTCTGGTTGCTCCACCGGTTTATACTCGACCTGCGGATTACAAAGGTTGGGAAGTGCCCAAGGTATTACTTTCCGGAGATCACAAGAAAATCGAGGCTTGGCGTTTTGAGGAATCCGTAAAGCGCACGCGCGAGCGTCGTCCGGCATTACTCAAGGATGCTGATTCAAAAAAATAA
- a CDS encoding DinB family protein: MTIKVVAINLLNQLSDALEQLDRRTFQFPVEILGNSTIGQHVRHTLEFFICLQSGLKNQTVNYDSRARDLRIEEDLDFCQAVIEDLKSFIDAAENTPLTLAGEYLNENDPLSFSLSSCFERELAYNIEHTVHHMAMIRVAFRSAFPQVKVADNFGVASSTVAHQKSE, translated from the coding sequence ATGACCATAAAAGTTGTTGCAATTAATCTATTGAACCAACTGAGTGATGCCCTTGAACAACTTGACCGCAGGACATTCCAATTCCCTGTTGAAATCCTGGGAAACTCAACCATCGGGCAACATGTGCGCCATACACTTGAATTTTTTATCTGCCTTCAAAGTGGGCTCAAAAATCAAACTGTAAACTACGACTCCCGAGCACGTGACCTCCGTATTGAGGAAGATCTTGATTTCTGCCAGGCGGTGATTGAAGACCTCAAATCCTTTATTGATGCTGCTGAAAATACCCCCCTTACCCTCGCTGGTGAATATTTGAATGAAAACGATCCGTTGAGTTTTTCCCTGAGCTCCTGCTTTGAGCGCGAACTCGCCTATAATATTGAACATACCGTTCATCATATGGCCATGATAAGGGTTGCTTTCCGTTCCGCATTCCCGCAGGTTAAAGTTGCGGATAACTTCGGAGTAGCAAGCTCCACTGTGGCACACCAAAAAAGCGAGTAA